GTGGACGCCGGGTGGATCACCAGTGAGCGCACGTCGCCGATGTTGGCGACGTGGCTGTGCAGCTTCAGCGCGTTGACGAAGGCCTTTCCGGCCTCGACACCGCCGGCCACCTCGAAGGACAGCACGCCGCCGACGCCCTTGGGGGCCAGCCGCTGCGCCAGGTCGTACCACGGGGAGTCGGGCAGTCCGGCGTAGTTGACGTTCAGCACGTCGTCGCGGGCGGCCAGGAACTCCGCGACCCGCTGCGCGTTGGCGACGTGGCGTTCCACCCGCAGGCTCAGCGTCTCCAGCCCCTGGGCGATCAGGAAAGCGTTGAACGGGGAGGCCACCGATCCGTAGTCGCGCATCAGCTGGGTGCGGATCTTGATCGCGTACGCCGGCGGGCCCAGGTCGGCGTAGACCAGGCCGTTGTAGCTGGGATCGGGGGTGGTGAAGCCGGGGTGACGGCCCTGGGTCCAGTCGAAGTTGCCGCTGTCGACGATCACGCCGGCGATCGCGGTGCCGTGCCCGCCCAGGTACTTGGTGGCCGAGTGCACGACGATGTCGGCGCCCTGGCTGATCGGCTGGATCAGGTACGGGGTGGCGATGGTGTTGTCGACGATCAGCGGCACCCCGTGCTCGTGGGCCACCTTCGAGACCGCCGGGGTGTCGAGGATGTCGATCTTCGGGTTGGAGATGGTCTCGGCGTAGAACGCTTTGGTGTTCGGCCGCACCGCCGCCGCCCAACTGTCGGGGTCATCGGGGTTGTCGACGAAGCTGACCTCGATGCCCAGCTTGGGCAGCGAGTAGCGGAACAGGTTGTAGGTGCCGCCGTACAGCCGCGGGCTGGCCACGAGGTGGTCGCCGGCGCCCGCGAGATTGAGGATCGCGAATGTGCTGGCGGACTGTCCCGAGGACAACAGGGTCGCCCCCACCCCGCCTTCGAGTGCGGCGATGCGCTCCTCGATGACCGCGCTGGTCGGGTTGGTCAGCCGGGTGTAGATGTTGCCCGGCTCGGCCAGCGCGAAACGGGCGGCGGCCTCGTCGGTGTCGCTGAACAGGTACGACGTGGTCTGGTAGATCGGCAGGGCGCGCGACCCGGTCTCCGGGTCACCGGCGTGGCCGACGTGGATCTGCTTGGTCTCGAACGACCAGTTGTTACCGGTGGTCATTGTGTGAATGCTTTCCTCGTGAGTTGTTATCGCTGATGCAGGAGGGGGGTCAGCGACAACAGCAACGGGCGAGCGGGCGCAAGGAGGCACGCATCAGGTTCCCCTGTTCTACTCGGGGGGCCCGTTGTGGCGGACCCGCGCTTGCCGCGTAGCCGACGGTGGCTACTCAACCCGGTCAATCACCCGGGGCACCCCACCGCGGTTGGAGGGTTGCCGGCCAGCAAGCCGGGGCTTAGCGCTGGCACTCATGACCGCTTCGCAGCCTATCGCATCTCCCGGAGGTGTCGCCACCTGCTCACCGGCGGTGGGCGCCATTGCGCGGTGCGGGATACTGAGGCCGCCGTGTACAACGCGGAGCACAACCACACACGAACCCTGACGCCGGGAGAACAGCCATGTGCGCCGACCAGCCGACCATCATCTACACGCTGACCGACGAGGCGCCGCTATTGGCGACGTATTCGTTCCTGCCGATCGTGCAGGCTTTCACCGGGCCCGCGGATATCGACGTCAAGCCCAGCGACATCTCGCTGGGGGCGCGCATCCTGGCCGAGTTCCCCGACTTCCTGACCGAGGAGCAGCGGGTGCCGAACAACCTGGCCGAACTCGGCCGGCTCACCCAGCTGCCCGACACCACGATCATCAAACTGCCCAATATCAGCGCCTCGGTGCCGCAACTGGTCGCCGCCATCAAGGAACTGCAGGGCAAGGGCTTCAACCTGCCGGACTATCCCGAGGACCCGAAGACCGACGACGAGCGCGACATTCACGACCGCTACGCCAAGTGCCTGGGCAGCGCGGTGAATCCTGTTCTGCGGGAGGGTAACTCGGACCGGCGTGCGCCCAAGGCGGTCAAGGAATACGCGCGCAAGCACCCGCACAGCATGGGCGAGTGGTCGCAGGCGTCGCGCACGCATGTGGCCACCATGCGCCACGGTGACTTCTACCACGGCGAGAAGTCGATGACGCTGGACCGCGACCGCGACGTGAAGATGGAACTGAAGACCGAGAGCGGCAAGACGATCGTGCTCAAGGAGAAGGTGTCGCTGCTCGACGGCATGGTCATCGACTCGATGTTCATGAGTGTGCGTGCGCTGCGTGAGTTCTACGAAGAGCAGATGGAGGACGCCCACAAGACCGGCGTGATGTTCTCGCTGCACGTCAAGGCCACCATGATGAAGGTCAGCCACCCCATCGTGTTCGGCCACGCCATCAAGGTCTTCTACAAGGACGCGTTCGCCAAGCACCAGAAGCTCTTCGACGACCTGGGTGTCAACGTCAACAACGGGCTGTCCGACCTGTACAACAAGATCGAGGCGCTGCCGGCCTCGCAGCGCGAGGAGGTCATCGAGGACCTGCACGCCTGCCACGAGCACCGTCCCAAGCTGGCGATGGTCGACTCGGCCAACGGCATCTCGAACTTCCACTCGCCCTCGGATGTGATCGTGGACGCCTCGATGCCCGCGATGATCAGGGCCGGCGGCAAGATGTACGGCGCCGATGGCCGGCCGCGCGACACCAAGGCCGTCAACCCGGAGTCGACGTTCGCCCGGATCTACCAGGAGATGATCAACTTCTGCAAGACTCACGGCCAGTTCGACCCGGCCACCATGGGCACCGTCCCCAACGTCGGGTTGATGGCCCAGCAGGCCGAGGAGTACGGCAGCCACGACAAGACGTTCGAGGTGCCCGAGAGCGGTGTCGCCGACATCGTGGATCTGGCCACCGGTGAGGTGTTGCTGACCCAGAACGTGGAGGCCGGCGATATCTGGCGGTTGTGCACCGTCACCGACGCCGCCATCCGGGACTGGGTGAAGCTGGCCGTGCAGCGGGCGCGGGCCTCGGGCATGACGGCGGTGTTCTGGCTGGACACCGAGCGTCCGCATGAGGCCGAACTGCGCAAGAAGGTCAAGGCCTACCTGTTGGACCACGACACCGAGGGCCTGGAAATCCAGATCATGCCGCAGGTGTGGGCCATGCGCTACACCCTGGAGCGGCTGATCCGCGGCCAGGACACCATCGCGGTGACCGGCAACATCCTGCGCGACTACCTGACCGACCTGTTCCCGATCCTGGAGCTGGGCACCAGCGCCAAGATGCTGTCGATCGTGCCGCTGATGGCCGGCGGCGGAATGTACGAGACGGGCGCGGGAGGTTCGGCGCCCAAGCACGTCAAGCAGCTGGTGGAGGAGAACCACCTGCGCTGGGACTCGCTGGGCGAATTCCTCGCGCTGGCCGCCAGTTTCGACGACCT
This is a stretch of genomic DNA from Mycolicibacter terrae. It encodes these proteins:
- a CDS encoding bifunctional o-acetylhomoserine/o-acetylserine sulfhydrylase; the protein is MTTGNNWSFETKQIHVGHAGDPETGSRALPIYQTTSYLFSDTDEAAARFALAEPGNIYTRLTNPTSAVIEERIAALEGGVGATLLSSGQSASTFAILNLAGAGDHLVASPRLYGGTYNLFRYSLPKLGIEVSFVDNPDDPDSWAAAVRPNTKAFYAETISNPKIDILDTPAVSKVAHEHGVPLIVDNTIATPYLIQPISQGADIVVHSATKYLGGHGTAIAGVIVDSGNFDWTQGRHPGFTTPDPSYNGLVYADLGPPAYAIKIRTQLMRDYGSVASPFNAFLIAQGLETLSLRVERHVANAQRVAEFLAARDDVLNVNYAGLPDSPWYDLAQRLAPKGVGGVLSFEVAGGVEAGKAFVNALKLHSHVANIGDVRSLVIHPASTTHSQLSGDELLTTGVTPGLVRLSVGIEGIEDILADLELGFAAASAQLGESSALAAR
- a CDS encoding NADP-dependent isocitrate dehydrogenase, whose translation is MCADQPTIIYTLTDEAPLLATYSFLPIVQAFTGPADIDVKPSDISLGARILAEFPDFLTEEQRVPNNLAELGRLTQLPDTTIIKLPNISASVPQLVAAIKELQGKGFNLPDYPEDPKTDDERDIHDRYAKCLGSAVNPVLREGNSDRRAPKAVKEYARKHPHSMGEWSQASRTHVATMRHGDFYHGEKSMTLDRDRDVKMELKTESGKTIVLKEKVSLLDGMVIDSMFMSVRALREFYEEQMEDAHKTGVMFSLHVKATMMKVSHPIVFGHAIKVFYKDAFAKHQKLFDDLGVNVNNGLSDLYNKIEALPASQREEVIEDLHACHEHRPKLAMVDSANGISNFHSPSDVIVDASMPAMIRAGGKMYGADGRPRDTKAVNPESTFARIYQEMINFCKTHGQFDPATMGTVPNVGLMAQQAEEYGSHDKTFEVPESGVADIVDLATGEVLLTQNVEAGDIWRLCTVTDAAIRDWVKLAVQRARASGMTAVFWLDTERPHEAELRKKVKAYLLDHDTEGLEIQIMPQVWAMRYTLERLIRGQDTIAVTGNILRDYLTDLFPILELGTSAKMLSIVPLMAGGGMYETGAGGSAPKHVKQLVEENHLRWDSLGEFLALAASFDDLGAKTGNPNAKILGSTLDAAIGKLLDANKSPSRKTGELDNRGSQFFLAKYWAEELAAQTEVPELAKQFVAVAEALEKNQDAILTELTVVQGEPVDIGGYYAPDHDMTAAVMRPSSTLNAVIDAKG